In a single window of the Tribolium castaneum strain GA2 chromosome 8, icTriCast1.1, whole genome shotgun sequence genome:
- the LOC135267005 gene encoding uncharacterized protein LOC135267005 — MSDGADASGQALCKKCKKQTNSGPKCITCGANYHTSCAKLIKKAKFINDNEVNCCAVSDTGEISDCESLAQSEDTFSSLRNEIKYLKTIIDHKDVIIKELDEKIHLLKVNAALREVIEGQLKNDRDNGREVREKVNAGKQAWLINSDEPPKVPFNLQRPATMMDKGLPNSKNLTKNRDRTFPPTLQVTIPSTSGVSTADTNTKTPQSDKEDGFILVQNKKKKASASTKVAPQSLQATKPISGASRKKPMIGSSANPDTKVENILDYIKPHVSKANCERLQSKNPTLYSSFKLSVPLGELEQVMNSSIWPCGVTINRFFFRRPQNNNPPNQSVVA, encoded by the exons ATGTCTGACGGTGCAGACGCATCCGGGCAGGCTCTCTGCAAGAAATGTAAAAAGCAAACTAACAGTGGCCCCAAATGTATTACATGTGGAGCCAATTATCATACAAGTTGTGCTaagcttataaaaaaagcCAAGTTTATAAACGATAACGAAGTTAACTGTTGTGCTGTGAGTGATACCGGCGAAATTAGTGATTGCGAATCTCTTGCTCAAAGTGAAGATACGTTTAGCTCCCTCAGGAACGAAATCAAGTACCTCAAGACAATTATCGATCACAAAGATGTAATCATCAAGGAATTAGATGAAAAAATCCACCTTCTTAAAGTCAATGCAGCGCTCAGAGAGGTAATTGAAGGCCAACTTAAAAACGATCGCGATAATGGAAGAGAAGTTCGCGAAAAAGTGAATGCAGGTAAACAAGCCTGGCTTATCAACAGCGATGAACCTCCGAAAGTACCTTTCAACTTGCAACGTCCTGCGACGATGATGGATAAGGGTTTGCCAAATTCCAAAAACCTGACAAAAAATAGGGACAGAACATTTCCTCCCACATTACAAGTAACAATTCCTTCAACTTCCGGAGTCTCTACCGCTGATACCAACACAAAAACGCCGCAGAGTGATAAAGAGGACGGCTTCATTCTggtccaaaacaaaaaaaagaaggcATCCGCGTCTACCAAAGTGGCCCCACAGAGCTTACAAGCAACTAAACCGATCTCGGGAGCTTCTAGAAAAAAACCAATGATTGGCTCATCAGCCA ATCCGGACACCAAGGTCGAGAATATCCTGGACTATATCAAGCCCCATGTGTCCAAAGCAAACTGCGAAAGACTACAATCGAAAAATCCAACCCTATACTCGTCATTCAAGCTATCTGTGCCACTAGGAGAACTTGAGCAAGTCATGAATTCTTCCATCTGGCCCTGTGGAGTTActataaatcgttttttcttCAGGCGCCCCCAAAACAACAATCCACCAAACCAGAGTGTAGTGGCGTAA